ATTTCACTGCCACAGTTCAGGAGCTCGAAAAGTGTGGTGTAAATCTCGGCGACTTGGCTGACGACGTCAAATGGATTGAGACCAATTACAACCTCACAAAGGCAGAATATGCCAAGTTCCTTGAGATGAAGAACAGAACTGCACTGTTTCTTTCAGGAAACAGACTCTACACATATTCCGTTATGGTCCACATAAGAAAGGCCCGCTTCTTGGCCCAAGATGTAGTTGAGAGGATTGAAAAAGTCCTTCCAGTTCTTCAGGAGACGCTTGTCAAGGTCGAGCCCCTCTGTCACCCGCAGGTGAATGAGACGAACCAGACCCAGACGAACCAGACGACTGGAAACATAACCGCGCCTTCTAATGGAACCACAGTGAATCAGACGGCGAACTACACCATACACATAACCAAAGTTCTCATTGACCTCTCGCACGGCCAGTACTACTTCACCAGATACGGCTTTACAGGACTACAGAAGGACATTGAGGAACTCGGCTGGGAAGTTAACGTCACCTACGCCCCGCTCACATACGACGAACTGAAGGAATACGACGTTGTTATACTCACCAACCCCAAGACTAAGCTGAGCGATGATGAAATAAGCGCCCTCAGAAAGTACGTTAAGGATGGAGGAGCTCTCTTCGTTGCGGGCGACTGGTACAAGTACCTGAGCGAGGACCTCAACGTACTCCTCGAAGGAACGGGAGTGCGGTTTGAGAAGACCGAGCTCATGGACGACGACAGGAACAGTGGAAAGCCCTACTATCCGTTCGTTGGAGTCTACAATAGGAACTGCTCAATAACCAAGTTCATTCCTGAGAACTGGACGATGTACTACAACGGCGACACCATTAAGGTTACAGGAAATGCAATCTGGATAATCAGGGGCTACGAGAGCGCCTACGCGGTTGATGCCGATGGGAACATTGTTTACGAGAAGGGAAGCGAACCCGTTGTTGCCGCGGCAGTAACCTTCGGAAAGGGCAGAATAGTTGTCTACGGCTCAAGCAAGGCCTTGAGTGATGCCTATTACGGAAAGTACATCAAGAGCAACTGGCCCTTTGTCAAGGGCGCCCTCCTCTGGCTCGTCGGGGAGAACTGATTCTTCCCCCTCTTTAAATTTCTCTCGGCGGAACGAGGATTCCAAGTTCTGTAATTATGCCCCTGACGTATTTCCAGGGAGTAATGTCGAAGAGAAAGTTCCTAACGCGATAACCCTGTCTCGCGTAGGGCCTCTCAAGTATCTCCACCTCATCGCTTTTCAGTTCGGGATGGAGCTTAAAGCTCTCAGCCGCGACATAAAAGGGAACGTTGTTGTCGTGAGAGGCAAGGGCTAGGAGATAAGTCCCAGCTTTGTTAATTACGGCCCCGTCCTTTGTTACGTTGTCCGCTCCAACCATTGCAATCGTGGCCTTTCCCGCGAAAAGTCCGAGCTGAGCATCGGTGATAAGCTCAAATGGAATTCCCTCTTTTTCAAGGGCACTAGCCAGTGCAATCCCCTCGTAGTCAGGAGCACTCTCTGTGAGTATAACCCGGAAGGTTGCCCCCTTGTTTTTTGCGCTTTTTAGTATCTCAAAAACAGCCGAGGAGAAGGAGTGTGTTATGACAATGTCTCCGTCATCAATCAGCTCGCTACCGATGTTGCCGATTGTTTTCTTTGCCTCGTCAATCAGATGGATAAACTCCTCGGCCCGTGATTTAACCAGAAAGGGATTTTCTGTTACGGGTATGAAGCGCGAGAGATTGTATAGGGAGGCCATCGTCGGATTAACGGCTGGAAGTTCCCTTCTTAGTTCAAGAAGTGCTTTCCTCAGTTCATCTCCATCCAAAAGGCTGGCAAGAACGAGATATGCCTCCGCCCCACGCCTTGCCATCCAGCTGGCACCGCGTATCCTCTCGGAGCGGAGCTCCTCCAGAATGGACTCCACCTCAGGAGGTAGCATTTTAATCCCTCAGGGGATGGTTCTGTCTGGGTGGACGACCATTCCGGTCTCGGTTATCTCGTAGGGCCTTATAACATTATCAAATCCACTCCCTCTGAACTTCGTTACCTTAATTGCCCTCATCAGCTTTCCATCACGCTCAAGGAGTTTCATCTCGATAACTCCACTTACAAGGTATTCCTCTATGTCCGTTCTTTCGAGCTCTGAAGTTATGAGAACCGTCACTCTGAGGCGCATCATACTCTTCACAAAGGTTAGAAAAGCTCTGCGGTAGTCCATCTCCTCCTTGCTGGCAAGTTTTAGCATTGTTATGGGGTCCACAACTACCCTTGAGTACCTCTTCACCCGGAATTGCTCCTTTATTGATTCAGTCAGTTTGTTGAGGTTCTTTGCAAATGTTTCAAAGAAGTCTTCAACCAAGACATAGTGTTCCGTTGTTGGAGTTGCATCTATGAGGGTGAATTCGTCATGATAGACATCAAAGCCCATCCTCCCAAAGTCTTCCCTTATGTTTTCTGCCGGCTCCTCGAGAGTTATGTACAACACGCTCTCTCCGTTGGCCACTCCGGCCATTGCAAAGTGCATTGCAAGGGTTGTCTTCCCTGTTCCGGGAGAGCCCTTGACGAGGTAAACCCTGCCGGGAATGAGACCCCCGTGAAGCATTATGTCAAGCCCAGGAACCCCGGTTGAAATCCTACCCGCCACCATCACCTCTCAGCCATAACCACTAACGGTGTTCACAATTATAAGCTTATCTCTTCCAGATTAACACCGAATACCCCTCGGCTGAACTCCAAAAAAAGTATGGTCTGAGGAGAACTACGGGAAGGAATTACTAACCCAATGAGAAGAAATACCTCGTCATCCACAGTGGTCTGGGTGACACTGGGCCCCTTCAAATCTCAACCGGGAAAAGCTTTATAACCGGGCCTTTTAAGTTAAGCCGACAAGCTCATCTAAAGGTGGTGTGTTATGGGAAGAAGGGAAGAGATGATTGCGAAGATTAAAGAACTGATGACCCAGCCTGAGAGAATCAGGAACATGGGTATCGCCGCTCATATTGACCACGGTAAGACAACCCTCAGCGACAACCTGCTCGCCGGAGCGGGAATGATTAGCGAGGAACTTGCTGGAAAACAGCTGGTCTTGGATTTCGATGAGCAGGAGCAGGCGAGGGGTATTACAATCAACGCGGCCAACGTCTCGATGGTCCACAACTACGAGGGCAACGACTACCTCATCAACCTGATTGACACTCCAGGTCACGTTGACTTCGGGGGTGACGTTACTAGGGCCATGCGTGCCATAGACGGTGCGATTATAGTCGTCGACGCCGTTGAGGGTGTCATGCCCCAGACCGAGACCGTTCTCAGGCAGGCCCTCAGGGAATACGTCAAGCCGGTTCTCTTCATCAATAAAGTTGACCGCCTCATAAAGGAGCTCAAGCTCGGCCCGAACGAGATACTCAAC
The sequence above is a segment of the Thermococcus sp. genome. Coding sequences within it:
- a CDS encoding DUF4350 domain-containing protein, with amino-acid sequence MKRLAIAIVLLLLMVFAPVGGIKLALATTSEPAGQYVVKIINVTASADAYSYIYKGQYYKWYSYHEYSGKYELAIGNSSYYQRERTYLRFNLSEIPKVAEIANAEVCVYVAYIKYFSTPMNVGIYNITNDWKESYTNPAPTPEVLFDNKTLSKGWVCFNVTSYIKAKFPEQSVFSFVLKLVNESIYNYAWIYSRENAFDKPVLKISYYVPVAVSSLVVNEPVYSGIPSKIYASITNGGNVETNVTFYLKINGVPLYIENITLQPKSTETIVKTWIPTMEGQYNITAEIVGNGVSDLITKSVQVYVNPYRLFYGLTYLYENGYEKIAPQLDEFYANFTATVQELEKCGVNLGDLADDVKWIETNYNLTKAEYAKFLEMKNRTALFLSGNRLYTYSVMVHIRKARFLAQDVVERIEKVLPVLQETLVKVEPLCHPQVNETNQTQTNQTTGNITAPSNGTTVNQTANYTIHITKVLIDLSHGQYYFTRYGFTGLQKDIEELGWEVNVTYAPLTYDELKEYDVVILTNPKTKLSDDEISALRKYVKDGGALFVAGDWYKYLSEDLNVLLEGTGVRFEKTELMDDDRNSGKPYYPFVGVYNRNCSITKFIPENWTMYYNGDTIKVTGNAIWIIRGYESAYAVDADGNIVYEKGSEPVVAAAVTFGKGRIVVYGSSKALSDAYYGKYIKSNWPFVKGALLWLVGEN
- a CDS encoding translation initiation factor IF-2B subunit alpha (eIF-2BA; catalyzes the binding of GTP to IF2) — translated: MLPPEVESILEELRSERIRGASWMARRGAEAYLVLASLLDGDELRKALLELRRELPAVNPTMASLYNLSRFIPVTENPFLVKSRAEEFIHLIDEAKKTIGNIGSELIDDGDIVITHSFSSAVFEILKSAKNKGATFRVILTESAPDYEGIALASALEKEGIPFELITDAQLGLFAGKATIAMVGADNVTKDGAVINKAGTYLLALASHDNNVPFYVAAESFKLHPELKSDEVEILERPYARQGYRVRNFLFDITPWKYVRGIITELGILVPPREI
- a CDS encoding ATPase domain-containing protein, producing MVAGRISTGVPGLDIMLHGGLIPGRVYLVKGSPGTGKTTLAMHFAMAGVANGESVLYITLEEPAENIREDFGRMGFDVYHDEFTLIDATPTTEHYVLVEDFFETFAKNLNKLTESIKEQFRVKRYSRVVVDPITMLKLASKEEMDYRRAFLTFVKSMMRLRVTVLITSELERTDIEEYLVSGVIEMKLLERDGKLMRAIKVTKFRGSGFDNVIRPYEITETGMVVHPDRTIP